A stretch of DNA from Saccharomycodes ludwigii strain NBRC 1722 chromosome I, whole genome shotgun sequence:
CCACTAATGAATCCTATCAGTAATAATACATGCACTAGCATACCTAGCCTGTTGGAAAATACTACGGGAAATTCTATGTCCAGTGGtaccaataatagtattacCGCAACTCCGGGCATGTTCAATTCTTTTACTGCCAGTGAATTGTCTAGAACTACAAGTATCTCCTCTACTGCTAACACTTACAACAATGTTAATAGTAGTGTGTCTTCTTCTCCATCCACATCTTCCTTAACATCATTGGGTAGTAGTACAATCGGTGTCACCAACGGCGTTACTGCTAATGCCAGTAACAATAGCAattctaattttaattttaattctaataCTAATCCCAATCCAACTGATGATATGGATATACATAGTACCACAATGCACCATTCCAATTCATGGTTTGTCTTTAAAGTTCATAAAAAGAATTGGGAACATATCAAGTTATCTCAATTGATTGAGAGTAACAAGTTGATCTATATTCGTGGGGATTTAAGTGTAGAAGATGCTTTCAATAAGTTGGTTGAATATAACTTAACCAGTTTACCAGTACTATTAGATGAAACTACAGAAGATGGTTCATCGGTTTCCACGAACAACACTGAAGCTGGTAACAAGGGGTCTGGTGCCAATAGCATTGGTATCAAAAGTATGAATTGTTTGACTTTTGACTATAATGACTTAAATTCATATTTGCTATTGGTGTTGGGTAAAATTAAGGTTCTTGGTAATAATTCTGGAggcaacaacaatatttcAGCCCAGGATTTGGAGAAAATTACCAGAGATTGCCAAATGGGCAAACCAGTGCCAGTTGGTGAGATTGTTAGGTTGACCCCGAAAAACCCATTCTATAAAATACCCCAAGATGAAAGTTTAAGTACAGCAATGGGAATTTTAGGCTCAGGTGTTCATAAGATTGCAATTACAGATATTGAGCAACAAACAATTTTAGGCATTTTATCTCAAAGAAGATTAATCAAGTATATTTGGGACAATGcaagaaattttaaaaacttggaGCCTTTGTTAAATGCTTCATTACAGAGCTTGAAAATCGGTGTTCTAAATTATTCTCACAAAACTGCAAGTACATCTAGCGGTAAGCCTAGTAGTAGCAATATTCCTGGCGGTAATAATGCTAGTAGTAGTAGCGGAAGTTTTAGAAATACTGGCGGAAGAAAATACTCTCGTGTTATATCTATTAGTGGAGATGAACCATTGATTAATGCGTTGTACAAGATGCATATTGAAAGGATATCTTCTATAGCAGTTGTGGATTCACAAGGTATTTTATTGGGTAATATCTCTGTTACTGACGTTAAAAATGTTACCAGGACATCTCAATATCCGTTATTGCACAACACTTGTAGGCATT
This window harbors:
- a CDS encoding uncharacterized protein (similar to Saccharomyces cerevisiae YBR214W | SDS24 | homolog of S. pombe SDS23 (paralog of YGL056C | SDS23)), translating into MGGSQVINNSNISNGTHSSSTSINSSNTSTNSAKRHDSIVEMLSSPLMNPISNNTCTSIPSLLENTTGNSMSSGTNNSITATPGMFNSFTASELSRTTSISSTANTYNNVNSSVSSSPSTSSLTSLGSSTIGVTNGVTANASNNSNSNFNFNSNTNPNPTDDMDIHSTTMHHSNSWFVFKVHKKNWEHIKLSQLIESNKLIYIRGDLSVEDAFNKLVEYNLTSLPVLLDETTEDGSSVSTNNTEAGNKGSGANSIGIKSMNCLTFDYNDLNSYLLLVLGKIKVLGNNSGGNNNISAQDLEKITRDCQMGKPVPVGEIVRLTPKNPFYKIPQDESLSTAMGILGSGVHKIAITDIEQQTILGILSQRRLIKYIWDNARNFKNLEPLLNASLQSLKIGVLNYSHKTASTSSGKPSSSNIPGGNNASSSSGSFRNTGGRKYSRVISISGDEPLINALYKMHIERISSIAVVDSQGILLGNISVTDVKNVTRTSQYPLLHNTCRHFITVILNNRGLEMGGKDSFPIFHVYPSSSLARTLAKLVATKAHRLWIVQPSDVGNGNANNNNSANTSNNNSATGHHHHHHHHHHNSTTNNNSSTNSSFDIPRSVSPMSVLTDSISTTSINNSTTTLNSNADDNNNSSSHISSSSANSNNNSSNEYNNIYYNNSFDNERGTGKLIGVVSLTDILGLFARRQTEYKEIDPQMARRQRSSVGI